In one Mucilaginibacter ginsenosidivorax genomic region, the following are encoded:
- a CDS encoding STAS domain-containing protein: protein MENVSFTNMLTGNGIQTTISGSLEIRDSAEIKNEFLLLLANHDHVELHFKNIDKIDLTALQLLMALSRSASDHGKKVHYIFEPTAYISEVLNNSGFNKFISV, encoded by the coding sequence ATGGAAAATGTTTCTTTCACAAATATGCTTACAGGCAATGGAATACAAACAACTATCAGCGGCAGCCTGGAGATCAGGGATTCCGCTGAAATAAAAAATGAATTTTTGTTGCTTCTTGCCAATCATGACCATGTTGAGCTACATTTTAAAAACATTGATAAAATAGACCTCACAGCATTACAACTGCTCATGGCCTTATCCCGGAGCGCGTCTGACCATGGCAAAAAAGTCCACTACATTTTTGAACCAACGGCGTACATCAGCGAAGTGTTAAATAATTCAGGGTTTAACAAATTCATATCAGTTTAA
- a CDS encoding CheR family methyltransferase has product MAYLNIDSFDNSKMTDLDFNRLSTFIYNNYGIKLPPSKKIMLEGRLLKRLRTLNIPSYKKYCEFIFSNEGQRSELIHMIDVVTTNKTDFFRESVHFDYLSNNILPEVFRDYSFAKPFKVWSAGCSTGEEPYTLAMVLSLFADTHMGFNFSIWGTDISTRVLQAAALAVYAEEKVAPVPIALKRQFLLKSKDVHNKTVRIVPQLREKVKFARLNFIDEDFGPVANFNIIFCRNVLIYFDRPTQEKVILKLCSKLEPGGYLFLGHSESVSNMNLPLTQIRPNIFQRK; this is encoded by the coding sequence ATGGCTTACCTTAATATTGATAGCTTTGATAATTCCAAAATGACCGACCTTGATTTTAACAGGTTAAGTACATTTATTTACAACAATTATGGAATTAAGCTGCCGCCATCAAAAAAGATAATGCTGGAAGGGCGTTTGCTTAAAAGGCTACGAACGTTAAATATACCATCATATAAAAAATACTGCGAGTTTATTTTCAGCAACGAAGGTCAGCGTTCTGAGCTTATTCATATGATTGATGTGGTGACGACCAACAAAACCGATTTTTTCAGAGAATCTGTTCATTTTGATTATTTATCAAATAACATATTACCCGAGGTTTTCAGGGATTATTCCTTTGCAAAACCGTTTAAAGTATGGAGCGCGGGCTGCTCTACCGGCGAAGAGCCTTATACTTTAGCCATGGTTTTAAGCTTGTTTGCCGATACCCACATGGGTTTTAACTTTAGTATTTGGGGAACCGATATTTCGACCAGGGTTTTACAGGCAGCAGCGTTAGCAGTATATGCCGAGGAAAAAGTAGCCCCCGTTCCAATTGCATTGAAACGGCAGTTTTTGCTTAAAAGCAAGGATGTGCATAATAAAACCGTGCGCATTGTACCCCAATTACGAGAAAAAGTAAAGTTTGCCCGGTTAAACTTTATTGACGAAGATTTTGGCCCGGTAGCAAATTTCAATATCATTTTTTGCCGTAACGTTTTGATATATTTTGACCGGCCAACACAAGAAAAAGTGATACTGAAGTTGTGTTCGAAATTAGAACCTGGCGGGTATTTATTCCTGGGGCATTCTGAATCCGTATCGAACATGAATTTACCCTTAACACAAATACGGCCTAACATTTTTCAAAGGAAATAA
- a CDS encoding HAMP domain-containing methyl-accepting chemotaxis protein produces MLQNIKVSAKLYILVGVLFLTIGAVGVTGQLNLKDVNASLQTVFEDRVVCLKQLKVVSDMYLINIKGVTQQINDGSINFKTGKKRISKAQKEIKANWAAYVATGAIPEEKQLSAQTAELMSNADESLETLKVLMDKEDKPAFASLALSDVNPKVDSILNNVNTLVDIQVSVANDEYKNGQIVYSTAKTHAYTVIFLGITISLLLAFFIIKNINSIVARLKDLVSYAQVASENISSASSQMSSSAQQMSEGATEQAASAEEVSSSMEEIVSSIQQNTENALQTEKIALKVVEDIVEGNKAVNITVQSMKEIAERISIIGDIARQTNLLALNAAVEAARAGDNGRGFAVVAAEVRKLAERCQTAAHEINNLSKSGVTIAERSGKLLDLIVPEIQKTCKLVQEISLSSMEQNTGANEINNALQQLNQVIQQNAAISEEMAASSEELSGQAEQLKDIVNFDSGTDVKSRMDLRRATAIKPYQKTFNGNNYAVKKTKPAVEYPHKGIRIDMNGKDAIDEKYEKY; encoded by the coding sequence ATGTTACAAAACATAAAAGTTTCGGCCAAACTTTACATCCTGGTTGGTGTACTGTTCCTCACCATTGGTGCAGTTGGCGTTACCGGGCAGCTTAATTTAAAGGATGTAAACGCATCGCTCCAAACGGTATTTGAAGACCGGGTAGTATGCCTTAAACAACTAAAAGTTGTTTCGGATATGTACCTTATTAATATTAAAGGCGTTACCCAGCAAATAAATGATGGCAGTATTAATTTTAAAACCGGCAAAAAGAGAATATCAAAGGCCCAAAAAGAAATTAAAGCTAATTGGGCGGCATACGTAGCAACCGGCGCTATTCCCGAAGAAAAACAACTATCGGCCCAAACGGCAGAGTTGATGAGCAATGCCGACGAATCGCTAGAGACCCTTAAAGTTCTTATGGACAAAGAGGATAAGCCCGCTTTCGCATCCCTTGCCCTCAGCGATGTTAACCCCAAAGTTGATTCTATCCTCAACAATGTTAATACGCTTGTTGATATCCAGGTTTCAGTAGCCAATGACGAATACAAAAATGGTCAAATTGTGTATTCAACGGCTAAAACCCATGCTTATACTGTTATATTTCTGGGCATAACTATTTCGTTATTACTTGCTTTTTTTATTATTAAAAACATCAACAGCATTGTTGCCAGGCTTAAAGACCTGGTTTCGTACGCGCAGGTAGCTTCAGAAAATATTTCGTCGGCCAGCTCACAAATGAGTTCATCGGCGCAGCAAATGTCTGAGGGGGCTACGGAACAGGCAGCATCGGCCGAGGAGGTTTCGTCATCAATGGAAGAAATAGTATCAAGTATACAGCAAAACACCGAAAACGCTTTACAAACCGAAAAAATAGCGTTAAAAGTTGTTGAAGATATTGTTGAAGGCAACAAGGCGGTTAATATTACCGTACAATCTATGAAAGAGATTGCCGAGCGGATTTCAATTATTGGAGATATTGCCCGCCAAACCAATCTTTTGGCGTTAAATGCTGCTGTTGAAGCCGCAAGGGCCGGCGATAACGGCCGGGGCTTTGCAGTTGTAGCCGCCGAAGTAAGGAAGCTTGCCGAACGTTGTCAAACGGCTGCACATGAAATTAACAACCTGTCTAAATCAGGCGTCACCATTGCCGAAAGGTCGGGAAAATTACTTGATTTGATTGTGCCCGAAATTCAGAAAACGTGCAAACTGGTACAGGAAATCAGCCTCTCGAGTATGGAACAAAACACCGGGGCCAATGAAATTAATAATGCATTGCAGCAACTAAACCAGGTTATACAACAAAACGCGGCAATTTCTGAAGAAATGGCTGCAAGTTCGGAAGAATTATCGGGCCAGGCCGAGCAGTTGAAAGATATTGTAAACTTTGATTCCGGAACCGATGTTAAATCGCGCATGGATTTACGGCGTGCAACGGCTATAAAACCATATCAGAAAACTTTTAACGGCAACAATTACGCTGTTAAGAAAACAAAGCCGGCAGTTGAATACCCTCATAAAGGTATCAGGATAGATATGAATGGTAAGGATGCGATAGACGAAAAATACGAAAAATATTAA
- a CDS encoding protein-glutamate methylesterase/protein-glutamine glutaminase, translated as MKNKIKVLIVDDSAIFRQLLNKTLSADPDIEVMATAADPYIAASKMAVQVPDVITLDVEMPRMNGITFLKKIMSQHPIPVIIITGNTGRDMEVTLKALEYGAVEVLTKEMFETPALTDEVRNRICEIVKSAALTKLARKSVIGKPSVEPKLSADAVLHFVKPKNQIAISDKVIAVGASTGGTEAIRTFLEPLPVDIPGIVIVQHMPENFTRLFAERLNSLCKISVKEAEDGDLVKPGTALIAPGNRHLLLKRRGSQYYVELNDSPLVNRHRPAVDVLFRSTAIYAGQNGIGIILTGMGDDGARGLLEIKQAGGRTIAQDESSCVVFGMPKEAIMLNAADKILPLKEISRYVVQLINEKRFV; from the coding sequence ATGAAGAATAAAATAAAAGTTCTTATTGTTGACGACTCTGCCATATTCAGACAACTACTGAACAAGACATTAAGCGCCGACCCCGACATTGAAGTTATGGCCACTGCCGCTGATCCGTATATCGCAGCCAGCAAAATGGCAGTGCAGGTGCCGGATGTTATTACACTTGACGTTGAAATGCCGCGGATGAACGGAATTACCTTCCTGAAAAAAATCATGTCTCAGCACCCAATTCCGGTGATTATTATAACGGGGAACACCGGGAGAGATATGGAAGTAACACTGAAAGCATTGGAATACGGCGCTGTTGAGGTACTTACAAAAGAAATGTTTGAAACACCGGCACTTACCGATGAGGTTAGAAACAGGATTTGTGAAATTGTTAAATCGGCAGCGCTTACCAAACTTGCCAGGAAGTCCGTTATCGGGAAACCTTCTGTAGAACCTAAATTATCGGCCGATGCGGTGCTACATTTCGTAAAGCCAAAAAATCAAATTGCGATTAGTGACAAAGTAATTGCAGTGGGAGCATCAACCGGCGGTACAGAAGCGATAAGGACATTTTTAGAACCGCTCCCTGTTGATATCCCCGGCATTGTGATAGTACAACATATGCCCGAAAATTTTACCCGCTTGTTTGCCGAACGCCTGAACAGCTTATGTAAAATTAGCGTTAAAGAAGCAGAGGATGGCGATTTGGTTAAACCCGGCACAGCATTAATAGCGCCGGGCAACAGGCATCTTTTACTTAAAAGAAGAGGATCGCAATATTATGTTGAACTGAATGATAGCCCGCTGGTAAACCGTCACCGGCCGGCGGTAGATGTATTGTTCCGTTCTACAGCCATTTACGCCGGGCAAAATGGCATCGGAATAATTTTAACGGGCATGGGCGACGATGGCGCCCGGGGCTTACTTGAAATAAAGCAGGCCGGCGGCCGGACCATAGCGCAGGATGAAAGTTCTTGTGTTGTTTTCGGGATGCCAAAAGAAGCCATTATGCTAAATGCAGCAGACAAGATTTTACCCTTGAAAGAAATTTCGAGATATGTAGTTCAACTCATAAATGAAAAACGGTTTGTTTAA
- a CDS encoding ArsR/SmtB family transcription factor, whose product MNLRRDVFQAIADPTRRAILLLVATQSMTAGAIASNFNTARPTVSKHLQILTECELLGQEQTGREIYYHINAKKMKAIADFIEPFRQMWDDRFNKLEDIMKNYQQKK is encoded by the coding sequence ATGAATTTAAGACGAGACGTATTCCAGGCCATAGCCGACCCGACAAGAAGGGCTATACTTTTGTTGGTTGCCACACAATCGATGACTGCCGGTGCCATAGCCTCAAACTTTAATACGGCAAGGCCAACCGTTTCAAAGCACTTACAAATACTTACCGAATGTGAATTGCTTGGCCAGGAGCAAACAGGCAGAGAAATTTACTATCATATTAACGCCAAAAAAATGAAAGCTATAGCCGATTTTATTGAGCCGTTCCGCCAGATGTGGGATGACAGGTTTAACAAACTGGAAGATATCATGAAAAACTATCAACAAAAAAAATAG
- a CDS encoding DoxX family protein produces MTKRNKIIYWVATIWLALGMISTGIVQLLKMKEGQGGADSIAHLGYPVYLLTILGVWKFLGVVTVLIPKLPLIKEWAYAGFFFVMTGAIFSHLASGDGVKEIFPSLLLLVLTIVSWYFRPADRKLISVNP; encoded by the coding sequence ATGACAAAGCGCAATAAAATTATCTATTGGGTTGCAACTATCTGGCTTGCATTAGGGATGATATCAACCGGGATAGTGCAGCTGCTAAAAATGAAAGAAGGGCAGGGCGGTGCAGATAGTATAGCGCACCTTGGTTATCCTGTTTACCTGTTAACAATATTAGGCGTTTGGAAATTTTTGGGAGTTGTAACCGTGCTTATTCCTAAATTGCCATTGATAAAAGAATGGGCTTATGCAGGCTTTTTCTTTGTGATGACAGGTGCAATATTTTCACATCTGGCATCGGGCGATGGTGTTAAAGAGATATTTCCATCGTTGTTATTGCTGGTGCTAACGATAGTATCCTGGTATTTCAGGCCTGCAGACAGGAAATTGATTTCAGTTAACCCATAA
- a CDS encoding methyl-accepting chemotaxis protein produces the protein MNNIKISTKLFVMVFLTSFTLVAIGLYGLNNLSNVNGSLETVFKDRVVCLKQLTQITDMYAINIEGVTQKMKDGVIDFKAGKRKITRAQEDIDNNWKAYNATFATPEEKKLAAQTEELMRNSDEAMESLQSIIEKEDKAALSTFTINELFPKIDPIINNINALIDIQVAVSKDEYDKGQEIYSDAKTHSYIIMLFGIAISLSISLLIVYSIKKAILNATTVVSKLADGDLTVDINVVSNDEIGFLLEDLKGMINKFKNVISYVSSASDNIVAASQELSSSSQQMSEGATEQAAATEQVSSSMEEMVASVQQNTNNAHQTEKIAIKASADALDGSVAVNEAVSSMKLIAEKITIISDIARQTNILALNAAVEAARAGDQGRGFAVVAAEVRKLAEKSQVAATEINELSKSSVNIAEKSGRLLGEIVPNIQHTAKLVEEINASSSEQNLGAGQINSALQQLNQVTQQNAATSEEMAASAEELSSQADQLKEIISFFRFENGSKYKAAINQPNALSRPRRNTAKVSHPPKYKSATNGVSLNMDTLDADYEKF, from the coding sequence ATGAACAATATTAAAATTTCGACAAAGCTATTTGTCATGGTTTTCCTTACTTCGTTTACCCTCGTGGCAATAGGCTTGTACGGACTGAATAATCTAAGTAATGTGAACGGATCGCTTGAAACGGTATTTAAAGACCGCGTAGTATGCCTAAAGCAACTAACGCAAATTACCGACATGTACGCTATTAATATTGAAGGCGTTACCCAAAAAATGAAGGATGGCGTCATTGATTTCAAAGCAGGCAAAAGAAAAATTACCCGGGCGCAGGAAGATATCGACAACAACTGGAAAGCCTATAACGCCACGTTTGCAACACCCGAAGAAAAAAAACTGGCTGCACAAACAGAGGAGTTAATGCGCAATTCAGACGAAGCGATGGAGTCGCTCCAGTCGATAATAGAAAAGGAAGATAAAGCCGCACTGTCAACCTTTACTATTAACGAGCTATTCCCGAAAATAGATCCCATTATAAATAATATAAACGCACTGATTGATATACAGGTAGCTGTCTCTAAGGACGAGTATGACAAAGGCCAGGAAATATATTCGGACGCTAAAACACATTCTTATATCATCATGCTATTTGGTATAGCCATTTCATTATCCATATCGTTACTTATTGTATATAGCATCAAAAAGGCAATTTTAAATGCAACAACGGTGGTATCAAAACTTGCCGACGGCGATTTAACTGTTGACATTAACGTAGTTAGCAACGACGAGATAGGCTTTTTGCTGGAGGATTTGAAGGGAATGATCAATAAGTTTAAAAATGTTATTTCGTACGTCAGCTCGGCTTCTGATAATATTGTGGCCGCAAGCCAGGAGTTAAGTTCATCATCTCAGCAAATGTCTGAAGGGGCTACCGAACAGGCTGCCGCTACAGAACAGGTTTCCTCATCGATGGAAGAGATGGTGGCAAGTGTACAGCAGAACACCAACAATGCCCACCAAACAGAAAAAATAGCGATCAAGGCCTCGGCCGATGCGCTGGACGGAAGCGTTGCTGTTAATGAAGCCGTTAGTTCGATGAAGCTGATTGCCGAAAAAATCACGATAATAAGCGATATAGCCAGGCAAACAAACATTCTTGCGCTTAACGCCGCTGTTGAGGCCGCACGCGCCGGCGACCAGGGCCGGGGCTTTGCCGTTGTTGCGGCAGAAGTGAGGAAACTGGCAGAAAAATCGCAGGTTGCCGCAACAGAAATTAATGAACTTTCGAAATCAAGCGTTAACATTGCCGAGAAATCGGGCAGGCTGTTGGGCGAAATTGTGCCTAATATACAGCATACAGCCAAATTGGTAGAAGAGATTAACGCATCAAGTTCTGAACAGAATTTAGGCGCAGGGCAAATAAACAGCGCCTTACAGCAGCTTAACCAGGTTACACAACAAAACGCCGCTACATCGGAAGAAATGGCCGCCAGCGCCGAAGAGCTTTCATCCCAGGCAGACCAGTTAAAAGAAATCATCTCATTTTTCAGGTTTGAAAACGGCTCAAAATACAAGGCAGCAATTAACCAGCCTAACGCTTTAAGCAGGCCCAGGAGAAATACAGCAAAGGTAAGCCACCCTCCCAAATACAAATCAGCAACCAACGGGGTTAGCTTAAATATGGATACCCTCGACGCCGATTATGAGAAATTTTAA
- a CDS encoding response regulator, with protein sequence MNSAGKTVLLVDDSEMVIRLTSFMLKSAGYKVLTSCDGEDALTQFDKKNIDLVITDLNMPNKDGLQLINEIRNMQYYKFLPVVLFVSDSTISIREYIKTSGATVLLSKDALKEKLVSTVKKIIG encoded by the coding sequence ATGAACAGCGCAGGAAAAACAGTGCTATTGGTTGACGACTCCGAAATGGTGATAAGGCTAACAAGCTTTATGCTTAAAAGTGCAGGCTACAAAGTTTTAACCAGCTGCGATGGTGAAGATGCATTAACGCAATTTGATAAAAAGAATATTGACCTCGTTATCACCGATCTGAACATGCCTAATAAAGATGGCCTGCAGTTAATTAACGAGATAAGGAACATGCAGTATTATAAATTTTTACCTGTTGTGTTGTTTGTTTCAGATAGTACAATCAGCATTCGGGAATATATCAAAACCTCTGGCGCAACGGTGTTATTGAGTAAGGATGCTCTTAAAGAAAAACTGGTTTCAACTGTAAAAAAAATAATAGGATAA
- a CDS encoding SRPBCC family protein, with the protein MELKTKINAEDGKQYLVITREFDLPLELLFKAHIEPEIVEQWMGTKVLKLEGKKHGSWQFETSDAKGNVVFRANGVIHEFVPNQKITRTFEMENTPFPVQLEFLEFEQLTDATSKINMRIVYKSVEDRDQMLKLPFAQGLNMAHNRLENTLRKLNNIHHDKAQ; encoded by the coding sequence ATGGAACTTAAAACCAAGATTAATGCCGAAGACGGCAAACAGTACCTGGTAATTACAAGGGAGTTTGATTTACCGCTGGAATTACTTTTTAAGGCCCACATTGAGCCTGAAATAGTGGAGCAATGGATGGGGACTAAAGTATTGAAGCTTGAAGGTAAAAAGCACGGTAGCTGGCAGTTTGAAACATCAGATGCAAAAGGAAATGTAGTTTTCAGGGCCAACGGGGTGATTCACGAGTTTGTTCCCAACCAGAAAATCACCCGGACTTTTGAAATGGAAAATACACCTTTTCCTGTTCAGCTTGAGTTTTTGGAATTTGAACAACTCACCGATGCTACCAGTAAGATTAACATGCGTATCGTATATAAATCAGTTGAAGACAGAGACCAAATGCTGAAGCTTCCTTTTGCCCAGGGACTTAACATGGCACATAACCGGTTAGAAAACACGTTGAGAAAATTAAACAATATACATCATGACAAAGCGCAATAA
- a CDS encoding chemotaxis protein CheW, with protein sequence MSIKLQTQSYLTFKLQNELFAINVGDVLEILEMSPITNVPKSPAFMKGVINLRGNILPVMDARNKFAMPDAEFTIDTCIVVLNIDSGKEPLLVGAIVDSVQKVIDIPDEDIQVSASMGAMYREDFITGIGKVEDNFVMILNIDKVFSADDVYAITES encoded by the coding sequence ATGTCAATAAAACTGCAAACACAATCGTATTTAACGTTTAAACTTCAAAACGAGCTTTTTGCTATAAACGTGGGCGACGTATTGGAGATTTTAGAAATGAGCCCCATTACCAACGTTCCCAAATCGCCTGCATTTATGAAGGGTGTAATTAATTTACGGGGTAATATTTTACCCGTAATGGATGCCCGCAACAAATTTGCCATGCCCGATGCCGAATTTACCATTGATACCTGTATTGTGGTATTGAATATCGATAGCGGAAAAGAACCCTTGCTGGTAGGCGCCATTGTTGATTCGGTACAAAAAGTAATTGATATCCCGGATGAGGACATCCAGGTTTCAGCAAGTATGGGCGCCATGTACCGCGAAGATTTTATAACCGGCATTGGAAAAGTAGAGGATAATTTTGTCATGATATTAAATATCGACAAGGTTTTCTCGGCCGATGATGTATATGCTATTACTGAAAGTTAA
- a CDS encoding chemotaxis protein CheD, translating to MDRYYLYPGSIFASRKPHIVDTILGSCVAVALWDPVLEFGSINHYMLPYWNGEGTPSNKYGDIAIPAIINKMLAMGSHKSNLKAKVFGGCETGTPNGVFHIGERNIELAIEVLKKEQIPVLSHNVGGYRGRKVLFYSESGKVMIKYIKQSFPDQQIDPKG from the coding sequence ATGGACAGATATTATCTATACCCAGGGTCGATTTTTGCGAGTAGAAAGCCTCACATTGTCGATACTATTTTGGGCTCGTGCGTAGCAGTTGCCCTTTGGGACCCTGTCCTGGAATTTGGGAGTATTAACCATTATATGTTGCCCTACTGGAACGGCGAGGGTACGCCATCAAACAAGTATGGCGATATTGCCATACCGGCTATTATTAATAAAATGCTGGCTATGGGCAGCCACAAAAGCAACTTAAAAGCTAAAGTGTTTGGAGGTTGCGAAACAGGCACACCCAATGGCGTATTTCATATTGGCGAGCGCAACATCGAACTGGCTATTGAGGTGTTAAAAAAGGAGCAAATACCGGTTTTAAGCCATAATGTTGGAGGATACCGTGGACGAAAGGTTTTATTTTACTCGGAAAGTGGTAAAGTAATGATCAAATATATTAAACAAAGCTTTCCCGACCAACAGATTGATCCCAAAGGCTAA
- a CDS encoding chemotaxis protein CheA has product MDQYKQNFSEDAMEVIADMEKSLLLMETCPDDAELIQQVFRAMHTLKGNSSMFGFKAITEFTHHLESIYEHIRSGQKKISKEIIDITLDSLDHLTYLVKNEGELDAQRQKNHKNLTVRVVTVLKNILDEPNVESNLFATTVQTSAPENAGLKNYHIVFEPYNEIFYNGTNPVYLLEELQTLGNCTIIPNIDSIPSLQDIEPTYCYTSWDIYLATNVSIDTIREVFVFVEGRCKLEINLLPQSEEPLVQQNENTDYPDETIKDILPAVSKTTVTETGKKNVISSIRVPSERLDNLMSLVSELMTLQAKLGTLTDQNPQSELLAVTESLEKISTRLRDNAFSMCLVPIKNMLNPFNRLVRDLANELNKEIDFVTEGTDTELDKNIMEGLADPIMHLLRNSIDHGIEYPDDRVKAGKKRHGQILFKAFCAGVNVYIEIQDDGKGIDPQKIKDKALQKGIISKDEVLSEKEIFNLIFLPGFSTAEQVSEISGRGVGMDVVKRKIEDIRGQIKITSQLNIGTTITIKLPITVSIIDGLLVKINDVSFVIPLAAVDRCFEAPAVQQLNRFNNLIILDGEQIPFISLSEEFDGKENLSGSQEIILVYYDERRVALIVDNIVGKFQAVLKPLGRYFQNMDHISGATILGDGKIALVLDTNKVIEEYLHQKRLATCQ; this is encoded by the coding sequence ATGGACCAATACAAGCAAAACTTTAGCGAAGATGCCATGGAGGTGATAGCCGACATGGAAAAAAGCTTGCTTTTAATGGAAACCTGCCCCGATGATGCCGAGTTGATACAGCAGGTTTTCAGAGCCATGCACACCCTAAAAGGAAATAGTTCGATGTTTGGGTTTAAGGCAATTACAGAATTCACCCACCATCTTGAATCAATTTACGAGCACATACGCAGCGGGCAGAAAAAAATCTCCAAAGAAATCATCGACATCACACTTGATTCGCTTGATCATTTAACTTATTTGGTAAAAAATGAAGGTGAATTAGACGCTCAGCGTCAAAAAAACCATAAAAACCTTACGGTAAGGGTTGTAACGGTTTTGAAGAATATTTTAGACGAACCCAACGTTGAAAGCAATTTATTTGCCACAACTGTTCAAACATCAGCACCAGAAAATGCTGGGTTAAAAAACTACCATATCGTTTTTGAACCCTATAACGAAATATTTTACAACGGAACCAATCCTGTTTACCTGTTAGAGGAATTGCAAACACTGGGTAACTGTACCATTATTCCAAATATCGATAGTATTCCTTCCTTGCAGGACATCGAGCCCACGTATTGCTATACTTCCTGGGATATTTACCTGGCCACCAACGTTAGTATTGACACCATCAGGGAGGTGTTTGTTTTTGTTGAGGGCCGGTGTAAGCTCGAAATTAATTTATTGCCCCAGTCCGAAGAGCCGCTGGTACAGCAAAATGAAAACACAGATTATCCTGACGAAACTATCAAAGATATTTTGCCGGCTGTTTCAAAAACCACAGTAACAGAAACGGGCAAAAAAAATGTAATATCAAGTATTAGGGTACCCTCAGAACGGCTGGATAACCTGATGAGTCTTGTAAGCGAGTTGATGACCTTACAAGCTAAACTTGGCACACTTACCGACCAAAATCCGCAGTCGGAATTATTGGCGGTGACCGAAAGCCTGGAAAAAATATCAACCAGGCTTAGGGATAACGCATTCAGTATGTGCCTTGTGCCTATCAAAAACATGCTAAACCCCTTCAACCGCCTGGTTAGGGACCTGGCGAATGAACTGAATAAAGAAATAGACTTTGTTACCGAAGGTACCGATACCGAACTGGATAAAAACATTATGGAAGGCCTGGCCGATCCGATAATGCACCTGCTCAGAAACAGCATTGATCATGGCATCGAATACCCGGACGACAGGGTTAAGGCCGGTAAAAAAAGGCATGGCCAAATTTTATTTAAAGCATTTTGTGCCGGGGTTAATGTTTACATCGAAATTCAGGACGATGGAAAAGGCATCGACCCTCAAAAAATAAAGGATAAAGCCCTACAAAAGGGCATTATAAGTAAAGATGAAGTGCTTAGCGAAAAAGAGATTTTCAACCTTATTTTTCTGCCAGGGTTTTCAACGGCCGAACAGGTAAGCGAAATATCGGGTCGGGGTGTAGGGATGGACGTAGTAAAACGAAAGATTGAAGACATCAGGGGCCAAATTAAAATCACTTCCCAGCTAAACATCGGCACAACTATTACTATAAAACTACCCATTACGGTATCTATAATTGATGGCCTGCTGGTAAAAATTAATGATGTTTCATTTGTTATTCCGCTGGCAGCTGTCGATAGGTGTTTTGAAGCACCCGCCGTACAGCAATTAAACCGCTTCAATAACCTCATTATACTTGATGGCGAACAAATCCCTTTTATCAGTTTAAGCGAAGAATTCGACGGCAAAGAAAACCTGTCGGGTTCGCAGGAAATTATATTAGTATACTACGATGAAAGAAGAGTTGCCTTAATTGTCGACAATATTGTTGGGAAGTTTCAGGCCGTATTAAAACCGCTTGGGCGATATTTTCAAAACATGGATCATATTTCGGGAGCAACAATACTTGGCGATGGCAAAATTGCCCTTGTGTTGGATACCAATAAAGTTATTGAGGAATACTTACACCAAAAACGCCTTGCAACATGTCAATAA